The Brachypodium distachyon strain Bd21 chromosome 4, Brachypodium_distachyon_v3.0, whole genome shotgun sequence nucleotide sequence GGATGGAAACAGTAGAATTTTCTctgtccaataaaagatgtcttaagtttgtcaaaatttgcatgtatctagacatgacttagtgtatagatacattcaaatttggtcaaacttgagacattctttgttagacggaggagATAGGAATGATCCATCTTTTTATGCAGTGTTCTTCCTAACTGCAGGGAGAGGCCAGGATCTATTCCTTAGTGACACTATGTTTTGGAGgtgaaactttttttttgcggggaggAGATGACACTTGTTGAAGATGAAACAAAGGAATATTCTACACGCACCTACTTGGTTTCGTGACAGAATCGACGAACCTCGATGGACCTAGCTAGAGTCTTGGTTCCAGCGCGTCCAGATTCGCGAGCAACGGACATGCCGTAACGTGCATATATATCCACGCATGCTTCATCGTACGTACGTTTTGgccattgcatgcatgcgtcagTTTCAATTCCAAGTCGTTCTCATTTCTCAGGCTGCTACCAAAAATTACAAAAGTTTAAGCAAATTTCATTTCTTCTATCACGGGGAgcgaaaaaaggaaaaaaaaaaggtgcacCGATCTAGAGATGTTGAATGGTTCTCTCAAACAATTAGTCTCCTCTATCGGCACCATCAGATACGGCTGCTAATGGTGATCAGCATGACCACCCCACCTGATGGGCTCTGAAAACCAAAAGCTCAACAGCTGGTCATGCCATCCTGGTCAACCAGGAAAAGAGATTAAGATTACTTCTTCACGTACATGCATGATCCCGGTCAACGGGTCAACATCCATTTCAAACATCCCGGATGCAAAATATATTCCTGCGTGGTGAAGCTTCCAGAGTGGCGGACGAATCGACCAAGTAAGTTAACCGCATACACGAATGCAATGTGAATCGATCAGGAAAAGCACAGTAGGGCTGCCGATGGATGTACGTTCGTCTAATTGACGGACCAAGAGAATTTGTGCCATATATGCATGGTCGTCCCTTCAAAAAGAAGTCTTTAATTCCATTCCATGGCGCGCACGCTCTACGTACCATCGATCTCGTGTTCTTTATAGTCCTCATCATCTCCCGCTTCCCGCCTCTATAAATGGCAGCACTTGTCGCCAACTGATCCCACACACAAATTACTACGTACTCATTCGCAAAGCTAAGCTAGAATTAACCGATCGAATccggccagccagccagccgccATGAAGGTAGTCGTGGCCGACTCAGCTGATGAGGCGaccaggaggagcagcaggaggtACGCGCTGCTTCTGGCGGCGCAGGACTCGGAGTACGTGCTCAAGGCGTACGGCGGCTACTTCAACGTCTTCGTGAGCgccttcggcggcggcgagtgcaaggaggaggaggcgtggGACATGTTCCGGGCGGTGGACGGCGAGCTCCCGGCTGCGGAGGCCCTGGCGGGCTACGACGGGTTCGTGATCAGCGGCAGCCCGCACGACGCGTACGCGGACGAGCTGTGGATCCTGCGGCTGTGCCTCCTCGTCCGGGACCTCGTCGCCGCCCGGAAGCGAGTCCTCGGCATCTGCTTCGGCCACCAAGTAAGCACGTCGTTAATTGAAGTAGCAAAGCATCAAAAAGAGAGAAGGTCTTCTTAGCTAATGATTCTTGCCAGGTGATATGCCGCGCTTTGGGGGGCCGCGTGGGGAAGGCGAGGACCGGCGGCTGGGACATCGGCATCAGGGAGGTGACCATGGCGCCCACGCTGCCGCCCTGTGGCTTCCTCCACGGCCTGCCCCCT carries:
- the LOC100831672 gene encoding gamma-glutamyl peptidase 5; the protein is MKVVVADSADEATRRSSRRYALLLAAQDSEYVLKAYGGYFNVFVSAFGGGECKEEEAWDMFRAVDGELPAAEALAGYDGFVISGSPHDAYADELWILRLCLLVRDLVAARKRVLGICFGHQVICRALGGRVGKARTGGWDIGIREVTMAPTLPPCGFLHGLPPYAKITECHQDEVWEAPEGADVLAWSDKTGVEMFCVGDRVLGIQGHPEYTGDILLSLIDRLASSDSITMSFAEAVKRQLEATGPDREFWLKLCKSFLKTEEA